A genomic window from Litoreibacter janthinus includes:
- a CDS encoding trimethylamine methyltransferase family protein, translating into MANEPTKRKRGGGRAGNARRTTSKLPEQMPWRLPINTDKPTEPLDEDGVQAIHKGCMRILSEIGIEFLNPEACKILKEAGCKVDGTNVKMDEDFVMEMLGHAPAQFDINPRNPDRRITIGGQYILFGNVSSPPNAWDLKRGKRSGDFETYKEFIKLTQFFNCIHFAGGYPVEPIDIHARERHLDCLFEKLTLTDKVVHAYSLGKERVEDVMEMTRIAGGLTREEFDAKPHMYTNINSVSPLKHDFPMLEGAMIHARRNQPVIVTPFTLAGAMAPVTMSGAVTLSLAEGLAAIVLLQVVNPGAPCAIGTFTSNVDMKTGAPAFGTPEYMRATQMTGQMGRFYGLPIRSSGVCAANVPDGQAMWETSNSLWAAVQSGTNVVYHAAGWLEGGLIASPEKFIMDCDVIQQIQRYMEPATYATTPDDIAVEAIREVGPDGHYFGCQHTQDRYEDAFYSPLISDWSNFEAWELNGGVWTAERAHEMYKGIIEEFVAPPMDVAVRDELSEFVARRKAEGGVPTDF; encoded by the coding sequence ATGGCAAATGAACCCACGAAGCGAAAGCGTGGCGGTGGCCGTGCGGGGAACGCCAGACGCACGACCTCGAAGCTGCCCGAACAGATGCCGTGGCGTCTGCCGATCAATACAGACAAGCCGACAGAGCCTTTAGACGAAGATGGTGTTCAGGCTATTCACAAAGGTTGCATGCGCATCCTTTCCGAGATCGGTATCGAGTTTCTCAACCCCGAAGCCTGCAAAATTCTGAAGGAGGCTGGATGTAAAGTTGACGGCACCAATGTCAAAATGGACGAAGATTTTGTTATGGAGATGCTGGGTCACGCGCCAGCACAGTTCGACATCAACCCGCGCAACCCTGACCGCCGGATCACCATCGGTGGCCAGTACATCCTTTTCGGTAACGTCTCCTCGCCTCCGAACGCATGGGACCTGAAGCGTGGAAAACGCTCCGGTGACTTCGAGACCTACAAGGAATTCATCAAGCTTACGCAGTTTTTTAACTGCATCCACTTCGCCGGCGGTTACCCCGTAGAACCCATCGACATCCATGCGCGAGAACGCCACCTAGACTGTCTTTTCGAAAAGTTGACCCTGACAGACAAAGTTGTCCACGCCTATTCTCTTGGGAAGGAACGCGTGGAAGACGTTATGGAGATGACCCGCATCGCGGGTGGCCTGACGCGCGAAGAGTTCGATGCCAAGCCGCATATGTATACCAACATCAACTCGGTTTCACCGCTCAAGCACGATTTTCCAATGTTGGAAGGCGCGATGATCCATGCGCGGCGCAACCAGCCGGTGATCGTTACACCGTTTACCTTGGCAGGGGCCATGGCGCCCGTCACCATGTCCGGCGCTGTCACGCTGTCCCTTGCGGAGGGTCTTGCCGCGATAGTGTTGTTGCAGGTGGTCAATCCCGGGGCACCATGTGCCATTGGCACCTTCACGTCGAATGTCGACATGAAGACTGGTGCACCTGCGTTCGGAACACCAGAATACATGCGCGCCACGCAGATGACGGGGCAGATGGGGCGCTTCTATGGGTTGCCCATCCGCTCCTCCGGTGTGTGTGCCGCCAATGTGCCCGACGGGCAGGCCATGTGGGAGACGTCCAACTCCCTTTGGGCCGCCGTGCAATCTGGCACCAATGTTGTCTACCACGCCGCTGGTTGGCTGGAAGGCGGGCTGATCGCGAGCCCCGAAAAATTCATCATGGATTGCGATGTGATCCAGCAAATCCAACGCTACATGGAGCCTGCCACCTACGCGACAACGCCAGATGACATAGCTGTCGAAGCGATCCGGGAAGTTGGCCCCGACGGGCATTACTTTGGCTGTCAGCACACGCAAGACCGCTACGAGGACGCATTTTACTCGCCTTTGATCTCGGACTGGTCGAATTTCGAGGCTTGGGAGCTGAATGGCGGCGTCTGGACCGCCGAGCGCGCGCACGAAATGTACAAAGGGATCATTGAGGAGTTCGTGGCTCCGCCGATGGACGTCGCAGTCCGTGACGAGTTGTCTGAATTCGTGGCTCGCCGCAAAGCCGAGGGCGGCGTGCCGACGGACTTCTAG
- a CDS encoding heme NO-binding domain-containing protein: MYGLVHRALQCFAQDTYGDAVWLQVAEDAGIPVHVFEAMLCYPDNYLDDVLNALSHALGKSPDQVAEDVGAYLVTHSRMEPVRRLLRFGGATFEDFVLSLDDLHDRVKLALPDLVLPKLEVVAHSKSSFCVHVDFDRSGFGAVLLGILRAMGDDYGALVVLELFQQGQGGRGVERVTVELFEADFAAGRGFGLVAADVAK; encoded by the coding sequence ATGTACGGTTTGGTTCATCGCGCGTTGCAATGCTTTGCGCAGGACACTTACGGCGACGCGGTTTGGCTGCAAGTCGCCGAAGATGCAGGCATTCCGGTTCACGTTTTCGAGGCGATGCTTTGTTATCCTGACAACTATCTCGACGATGTTCTGAATGCGCTTTCGCACGCACTTGGCAAGTCGCCTGATCAGGTCGCGGAGGATGTCGGCGCCTATTTGGTGACGCATTCGCGCATGGAGCCGGTGCGCAGATTGCTGCGTTTCGGTGGTGCGACATTCGAGGATTTCGTGCTGTCGCTGGATGATCTGCACGATAGGGTAAAGCTCGCCTTGCCTGATCTGGTGTTGCCGAAGCTTGAGGTTGTGGCCCATTCAAAATCATCCTTCTGCGTACATGTGGATTTCGATCGATCGGGTTTCGGCGCCGTTTTGCTCGGCATTCTACGCGCGATGGGTGACGATTATGGCGCGCTTGTCGTGTTGGAGCTGTTTCAACAAGGCCAGGGCGGTCGCGGTGTGGAACGAGTCACTGTCGAATTGTTCGAAGCAGATTTCGCCGCAGGTCGCGGCTTCGGGCTGGTCGCGGCGGATGTTGCGAAATGA
- a CDS encoding GGDEF domain-containing protein, producing MKGLFVPVPSQHALLPDRRGAGDSAPVLRPSGNPKPTQEPCGALLNLSLGVNVVEAVQIYNLSSADFAPADPTVDMLYLIEAKSIALEESKRLNARLEGARVTAEEQAYTDTLTGLQNRRSMDSLLHQLESSRQPFGLMHLDLDHFKQVNDTFGHGAGDQVLKHVAGVLQDETRSGDLVARVGGDEFVLIFRGCVDLTVLEGIANRIIASLEKPISYEGNQCRISASIGTTLSSFYAVPDADRMLNDADRALYTSKDQGRACHTVFDPQQFDAIG from the coding sequence ATGAAAGGGCTCTTTGTTCCGGTTCCATCGCAACATGCGCTATTGCCCGATCGCCGTGGCGCGGGCGATTCAGCGCCTGTTCTGCGGCCTTCAGGAAACCCGAAACCGACCCAAGAGCCATGCGGCGCGCTTCTAAATCTATCGTTGGGCGTAAATGTCGTTGAGGCCGTGCAGATCTATAATTTGAGCAGCGCCGATTTTGCCCCAGCCGATCCGACTGTCGACATGCTTTATTTGATCGAAGCCAAGTCGATTGCACTCGAGGAATCCAAGCGCCTAAATGCGCGCCTTGAAGGCGCTCGCGTCACCGCAGAAGAGCAGGCGTATACCGACACACTGACGGGTCTTCAAAACCGCAGGAGCATGGACTCATTGCTACACCAACTCGAAAGCTCGCGACAGCCTTTCGGCTTGATGCATCTCGACTTGGATCACTTCAAGCAAGTGAATGACACATTCGGCCACGGGGCGGGGGACCAAGTACTGAAGCATGTGGCGGGCGTTCTGCAGGATGAAACGCGTTCAGGCGATCTTGTTGCTCGTGTGGGCGGCGATGAATTTGTGTTGATTTTTCGAGGTTGCGTTGACCTGACAGTGCTCGAAGGGATTGCCAACCGTATTATTGCAAGCTTGGAAAAGCCGATCTCTTACGAGGGAAATCAATGCCGGATTTCGGCAAGCATCGGCACAACGCTGTCGAGCTTCTACGCTGTGCCGGATGCCGATCGAATGTTAAACGACGCGGACCGTGCACTCTATACGTCAAAGGATCAGGGGCGGGCTTGCCACACAGTTTTCGATCCCCAGCAATTCGACGCAATTGGATAG